A genomic segment from Xiphophorus maculatus strain JP 163 A chromosome 6, X_maculatus-5.0-male, whole genome shotgun sequence encodes:
- the lrrc53 gene encoding leucine-rich repeat-containing protein 53: MTCVLLMFLLPVVEAQRVPACPVSCAVCSEDAVICQRLADIIDAANSTQALLLTEGSISVVQPASLSDLRNITVIGLSSNHISELSEDAFRNLPFLHTLLLDHNLLTSQALQGGALLNLSQLEVLALGHNHIDMIQAGWFTGTKALLSLKLEGNLVTRLNPGSFPLNDFRSLETLDLSDNLIDFLDRNSFRGLVSLRSLDLSRNRLSSVPPEAFSYLVWLSNLNLDLNSWNCTCELLELAAVLTSFIQEPDKALYNGRRMVCVSADNPAVTTVLELTEANCVPSNQNITVQIEARGSVAPRQYARDLAIAAVICFLGGVALTLLAVLICYHVSQWKKKKKESQRPKEELDKGRTTANHVDQLGDREKMRDFVLQANSSQQWSKESMTLNERMDHHRDTSKSRAEENGSNVHCPHCNTNGKMPDQMRKGKWLNGGPEAGDVQERRKLRMMVEEERRRGVIQQQNYSWNVSNKVPPHIADSSFHLLRETSDNLPPYKADGDMGNHRTDDESKSRRYETSHCRNCHRTSRPEENMTHRMPHSNQMDIYDFNGKVRREPFRKMNTELKRETKNVKFDLTRSRTNRGEESLEEEEQEEATPRDNEKSSHRRHKVQSSRLMKVKLNLNPLRKSKVHPRKKNEHGHTKNTSSKRSKEKRRHGKGEEEEGEEKSGKRAKSSREKKRKSSKTEEADEGEQKRSTSKRDKSAEGDQEKNPNISQPPDGATVSAQDLQTLQHQSAGLALGGAQLAFQHPFSFSPADRNRSTNLSLLNSPGSLLTGSTLSLQAGKALLNTMSSGSNPLLTHGLVNPIAPGVTLSGLNIAPGGATESFARLPAVSTRSSNPPLLAKMIQVNPLQAGGNPPAPFLTSTSDGPVLSLANPANDPVVLGYSQMQVDSSAFVAAPKLDLTHSQDLQTGKGPIQSTTESQAPSTKDDLPEQDQDETLGDTSETRVEKMSVNMPPQGVAQTEGPQVGGSGERQKADSMSVMDQSAPSLSIPDESSPAAGGAALLQQEYLSEDGGSSPRRKLRLVLPEKTSNRPPTALERKIL, translated from the exons ATGACCT GTGTTTTGCTGATGTTCCTGCTGCCAGTCGTCGAAGCCCAGCGTGTTCCAGCGTGTCCCGTTTCTTGTGCGGTCTGCTCTGAGGATGCAGTCATCTGTCAAAGGCTTGCTGACATCATTG ATGCTGCCAATTCGACCCAGGCTCTGCTGCTAACTGAGGGCTCCATCTCTGTGGTCCAGCCGGCCTCGCTGTCTGACCTCAGGAACATCACAGTTATAG GTCTGAGTAGCAACCACATCTCAGAGCTTAGTGAGGACGCCTTCAGAAACCTGCCTTTCCTCCACACTTTGCTGTTGGACCACAACCTCCTGACCAGCCAGGCTCTGCAGGGTGGAGCGCTGCTCAATCTCAGCCAGCTGGAAGTTCTTGCCCTGGGCCACAATCACATCGACATG ATCCAGGCTGGTTGGTTTACAGGCACAAAGGCTCTGCTCAGCCTGAAGCTGGAGGGAAACCTGGTCACCAGACTGAACCCTGGATCCTTTCCTCTGAACGACTTCAGGAGTCTGGAGACTCTGGATCTTTCGGATAATTTGATAGATTTTCTGGACAGAAACAG CTTCCGAGGTCTGGTTAGCTTGAGGAGCCTGGATCTCTCCAGAAACCGTCTGAGTTCAGTTCCTCCCGAGGCTTTCTCCTATCTTGTGTGGCTGTCGAACCTGAACCTGGACCTCAATTCATGGAACTGCACGTGCGAGCTGCTGGAGCTGGCTGCCGTCCTGACGAGCTTCATTCAGGAGCCGGACAAG GCGCTGTATAATGGCCGTCGGatggtgtgtgtgagtgcggACAACCCGGCTGTGACCACGGTGCTGGAGCTGACTGAAGCCAACTGCGTGCCGTCCAATCAGAACATCACAGTGCAGATAGAGGCGAGAGGCAGCGTGGCCCCTCGGCAGTACGCTCGAGACCTGGCCATAGCTGCAGTCATCTGCTTCCTAG GAGGAGTCGCTTTGACTCTGCTTGCAGTCTTGATTTGTTACCACGTCTCTCaatggaagaagaagaagaaagaaagccAAAGACCAAAGGAGGAACTGGACAAAGGCAGAACAACTGCTAACCATGTAGATCAACTCGGAGATCGGGAGAAGATGAGGGATTTTGTCTTGCAAGCCAACAGCAGTCAACAATGGAGCAAAGAGTCCATGACGCTGAATGAAAGGATGGATCACCACAGAGATACATCTAAGTCCAGAGCTGAAGAAAATGGTAGCAATGTCCATTGCCCTCATTGCAACACTAATGGGAAGATGCCGGACCAAATGAGAAAGGGTAAGTGGTTAAACGGAGGACCTGAGGCTGGAGATGTCCAGGAGAGAAGGAAATTAAGGATGATGGTGGAagaggagagaaggagaggagTTATTCAACAACAAAATTACAGCTGGAATGTCTCTAACAAAGTTCCTCCACACATCGCCGACTCATCTTTTCATCTGCTGAGAGAAACGTCAGACAATCTTCCACCCTACAAGGCTGATGGTGACATGGGCAACCACAGGACTGATGATGAATCGAAGAGCAGACGTTATGAGACTTCACACTGCAGGAATTGCCACAGGACCTCCAGACCTGAGGAGAATATGACACACAGGATGCCTCACTCCAACCAAATGGACATCTATGATTTCAATGGCAAGGTAAGGAGGGAGCCGTTTAGAAAGATGAACACGGAGCtaaaaagagagacaaaaaatgtaaagtttgatctGACACGTTCAAGAACTAATCGAGGCGAGGAAAgtctggaggaggaggaacaggAGGAGGCAACTCCCAGAGACAACGAGAAAAGCAGCCACAGGAGACACAAAGTCCAGTCCAGCCGTTTGATGAAGGTCAAATTGAACTTAAACCCCTTAAGAAAAAGCAAAGTCCATCCGAGGAAGAAAAATGAGCATGGCCACACCAAGAACACAAGCTCCAAGAGGAGTAAAGAGAAGAGACGGCATGGAAAAGgcgaagaggaggaaggagaagagAAATCTGGTAAGAGAGCTAAGAGTAgtagagagaagaagagaaagtcCTCCAAAACGGAGGAGGCAGATGAAGGAGAGCAAAAACGCAGCACATCTAAAAGAGATAAAAGCGCAGAAGGTGACCAGGAAAAGAACCCAAACATCTCCCAGCCGCCTGACGGCGCCACTGTCTCTGCACAAGACCTTCAGACTCTCCAGCACCAGAGTGCTGGACTGGCATTGGGTGGGGCTCAGCTGGCTTTCCAGCATCCCTTctccttcagtccagctgacAGGAATCGTTCTACCAACCTTTCCTTGCTAAACTCACCTGGCTCACTGCTAACTGGAAGCACCCTGTCTCTTCAAGCAGGGAAGGCTTTGCTCAACACCATGTCCTCAGGATCCAATCCACTGCTCACCCATGGTCTGGTTAATCCCATTGCTCCTGGTGTAACACTCAGTGGGCTTAACATAGCTCCAGGTGGTGCCACAGAAAGCTTCGCTAGACTACCTGCAGTATCGACCAGGTCCTCAAATCCTCCTCTTCTAGCCAAGATGATACAAGTCAATCCTTTACAAGCAGGTGGAAACCCCCCAGCTCCATTTCTTACCTCAACATCTGATGGTCCTGTCCTGAGTTTAGCAAACCCAGCTAATGATCCAGTTGTATTGGGTTACAGCCAGATGCAGGTTGACAGTTCTGCATTTGTAGCAGCACCAAAGCTTGATCTAACTCACAGTCAAGACCTTCAAACCGGAAAGGGACCGATTCAATCGACCACTGAGTCACAAGCCCCCTCTACTAAAGACGACCTCCCTGAACAGGATCAAGACGAGACTTTGGGGGATACCTCAGAAACTAGAGTGGAGAAAATGTCTGTCAATATGCCACCTCAGGGTGTGGCTCAAACTGAAGGACCTCAGGTAGGAGGATCAGGAGAACGTCAAAAGGCAGACAGTATGTCTGTAATGGATCAATCAGCTCCTAGTCTGTCCATACCAGATGAATCCTCCCCAGCTGCTGGAGGGGCGGCTCTCTTGCAGCAGGAGTACCTGTCAGAAGATGGAGGCTCCTCACCAAGGAGGAAGCTGAGGCTGGTTCTTCCAGAAAAAACGTCAAACCGGCCGCCTACAGCTCTAGAGAGAAAAATCCTCTAG